Proteins found in one Sulfitobacter pontiacus genomic segment:
- a CDS encoding IS110 family transposase, whose amino-acid sequence MSEAFIIGIDLAKRVFQIHGADAAGKVLYRRKLSRPQFNKFLNEHPSCIFAMEACASAHHWGREALAAGHEVRLVPARYVKPFVKRHKSDVVDAEAITEAAMRPSMRFVPVKAPEQQAQAMLFRTRELFVRQRTQLINSLRGYLAEFGIVLRLRIRNADILKREVEEQAHKLPDEAKRLAERLLAQIETISAEVEGLDHSIKMHAKTSEETRLMQTMPGVGPMSAIAISAFCPPAKNFRTGRDFAAWLGLVPRQHSTGGKERLGRITKMGQKDVRRLLIIGAMSVINSIERWKRCAEPWLARMLETRPRMVVAVALANRMARRLWAMLMTGQIYRIRGAVA is encoded by the coding sequence ATGTCAGAAGCATTTATCATCGGTATCGACCTGGCGAAGCGCGTTTTTCAAATACACGGCGCTGATGCCGCAGGTAAAGTTTTATACCGTAGAAAGCTGAGCCGGCCTCAGTTCAATAAGTTTCTAAATGAGCACCCAAGTTGCATTTTTGCGATGGAAGCGTGCGCGTCCGCCCATCATTGGGGGCGTGAAGCGCTTGCTGCAGGTCATGAGGTTCGATTGGTACCGGCGCGATATGTGAAACCGTTTGTCAAACGCCACAAGAGTGATGTTGTCGATGCAGAGGCCATTACAGAAGCCGCGATGCGTCCCTCAATGCGCTTCGTCCCAGTGAAAGCCCCGGAACAGCAAGCACAGGCGATGTTGTTTCGGACGCGGGAATTGTTCGTGCGGCAGCGCACCCAGCTTATCAATTCGCTTCGCGGATACTTGGCGGAGTTTGGGATTGTGCTGCGGCTACGCATTCGGAACGCTGATATTCTCAAACGAGAAGTAGAGGAACAGGCACATAAACTGCCCGACGAGGCCAAACGCTTGGCGGAACGGCTCCTAGCGCAGATCGAGACTATCAGCGCAGAAGTCGAAGGTCTGGATCATTCCATCAAGATGCATGCAAAAACGTCAGAGGAAACGCGGCTTATGCAAACGATGCCTGGCGTCGGCCCGATGTCCGCCATCGCAATTTCGGCCTTCTGTCCTCCCGCCAAAAACTTTCGCACGGGGCGGGATTTTGCAGCATGGCTTGGTCTTGTACCTCGACAGCATTCGACAGGTGGTAAGGAACGGTTGGGGCGCATCACAAAAATGGGCCAGAAAGATGTGAGGCGGTTGCTGATCATCGGTGCAATGTCCGTCATCAATTCCATCGAACGATGGAAGCGTTGTGCCGAACCATGGTTAGCGCGTATGCTTGAAACACGCCCCCGGATGGTTGTTGCTGTTGCTTTGGCAAACCGCATGGCTCGGAGGCTTTGGGCCATGTTGATGACGGGCCAGATTTATCGCATTCGCGGGGCCGTCGCTTAG
- a CDS encoding ABC transporter ATP-binding protein, translated as MLEVNGVNSFYGKAQVLNDLNFTVDRGTVVALLGRNGAGKTTTMKSIMQLVRPRQGKIIYQGQDITGWPSHKVARNGLGYVPEERRIFTQLTVLENLEVGRQPPRDGCTTWSEDMVFDLFPNLAERRHNRGKALSGGEQQMLTIARTLMGNPAFILLDEPSEGIAPVIVEQMARVILQLKAEGLTVLLSEQNLHFAQAVADGVVIIEHGTQKFVGTLAALQSQPEIRDQYLSV; from the coding sequence ATGCTTGAGGTGAACGGCGTCAATTCATTCTACGGCAAGGCGCAGGTGCTGAATGACCTGAACTTTACCGTGGATCGCGGCACTGTCGTCGCTTTGCTTGGGCGCAATGGTGCGGGCAAGACCACGACGATGAAATCCATCATGCAGCTGGTGCGGCCACGGCAGGGCAAGATCATCTATCAGGGCCAGGACATCACCGGCTGGCCCAGCCACAAGGTCGCGCGCAACGGTCTGGGCTATGTCCCCGAGGAACGCCGGATTTTCACCCAGCTTACGGTGCTGGAAAACCTGGAGGTCGGCCGCCAGCCCCCCCGCGACGGCTGCACCACCTGGTCCGAGGATATGGTGTTCGACCTATTCCCCAACCTCGCCGAACGCCGTCACAACCGCGGCAAGGCGCTGTCGGGGGGCGAACAGCAGATGCTGACCATCGCCCGCACCCTAATGGGCAACCCCGCGTTCATCCTGCTGGACGAACCCTCCGAAGGCATCGCGCCGGTGATCGTCGAACAGATGGCCCGTGTGATCCTGCAACTCAAGGCAGAGGGGCTGACGGTGCTGCTGTCCGAACAGAACCTGCATTTCGCGCAAGCGGTCGCCGATGGCGTGGTGATCATCGAACACGGCACACAGAAATTCGTAGGAACGCTCGCCGCGCTGCAATCGCAGCCGGAAATTCGGGATCAGTATCTGTCGGTTTAG
- a CDS encoding aromatic ring-hydroxylating dioxygenase subunit alpha, with amino-acid sequence MSFVRNAWYVAGWSTDFGDELVPLTLLAQNLVAYRTSDGQIAVLEDRCPHRLLPLSKGKRIGDTIQCGYHGMTFGADGACVRVPGQSNLPKSAYVDSYPVLERHGIVFIWMGDADKADPALAFDLPELGQEGWHVHHGDKLHIRAHYLNVAENLVDPAHVSFVHPTTLGNAASENVPVHVKTADEVIVAWRWIRDAEPIGFFKEFGGFSGNVDRWHYYYLHMPSTAVIDFGSSDAKLELPEDQRNKGVRIFALHFVTPVTEDYTIDHWMHLRNTALGDDAASDQMDAMFRVAFAEDKAILEAVHQEEQRPQKRKPIRIAIDKAPNVYRKRIRDRIEAEATDDLGDPVAPVFVQHD; translated from the coding sequence ATGTCCTTTGTCAGAAACGCTTGGTACGTTGCGGGTTGGTCTACCGACTTTGGCGATGAGCTGGTGCCGCTGACATTGCTTGCGCAGAACCTAGTAGCCTACCGCACCAGCGATGGCCAGATCGCCGTGCTCGAAGATCGCTGCCCGCACCGGCTGCTGCCGCTGTCCAAGGGCAAGCGCATCGGCGACACCATTCAATGCGGCTATCACGGCATGACCTTTGGCGCGGACGGGGCCTGCGTGCGGGTGCCGGGGCAATCGAACCTGCCCAAATCTGCCTATGTTGACAGCTATCCGGTGCTGGAACGCCACGGCATTGTGTTCATCTGGATGGGCGATGCCGACAAGGCCGACCCCGCGCTGGCCTTTGACTTGCCCGAGCTGGGGCAAGAGGGCTGGCACGTCCACCACGGGGACAAGCTGCATATCCGCGCACATTACCTCAACGTTGCCGAAAACCTTGTTGATCCGGCGCATGTCAGCTTTGTCCACCCGACGACATTGGGCAATGCGGCCTCTGAAAACGTACCCGTGCATGTCAAAACCGCAGACGAGGTGATCGTGGCATGGCGCTGGATCAGAGACGCGGAACCCATCGGCTTTTTCAAGGAATTCGGCGGCTTTAGCGGCAATGTGGACCGCTGGCATTATTACTATCTGCACATGCCCTCGACCGCCGTGATTGACTTTGGGTCGTCCGATGCAAAGCTTGAACTTCCCGAAGATCAGCGCAACAAAGGCGTGCGTATCTTTGCGCTCCATTTCGTCACACCCGTGACAGAGGATTATACGATCGACCACTGGATGCACCTGCGCAACACCGCCCTTGGCGATGACGCCGCGTCGGACCAAATGGACGCGATGTTCCGCGTAGCATTTGCCGAGGACAAGGCGATTTTGGAAGCCGTCCACCAAGAAGAACAGCGCCCCCAAAAACGCAAACCCATCCGCATCGCTATCGACAAAGCGCCCAACGTCTACCGCAAACGCATCCGCGACCGGATCGAGGCAGAGGCGACGGACGATCTGGGCGACCCCGTCGCACCGGTCTTTGTCCAGCATGATTGA
- a CDS encoding MarR family winged helix-turn-helix transcriptional regulator codes for MVETTQDLTLPADYALEQQIGFKLRLANQRHLEIFNRRMPDITPTQFAVLAKLRDEARISQNHLGRLVGMDAATTKGVIDRLRKKGLVHSTPSKTDMRRLEISLTDEGIAVTAKAIATAQEISAETVGNLTPREVDRLLALLEKL; via the coding sequence TTGGTTGAAACCACACAAGACCTGACCCTGCCCGCAGACTATGCGTTGGAACAACAGATCGGGTTCAAGCTGCGCCTCGCGAACCAGCGCCACCTTGAAATCTTTAACCGGCGGATGCCGGATATCACGCCGACACAATTCGCGGTGTTGGCCAAGCTGCGCGACGAGGCGCGGATCAGCCAGAACCATCTGGGGCGTCTGGTCGGGATGGACGCGGCGACCACCAAAGGCGTGATCGACCGGTTGCGCAAAAAGGGGCTGGTCCATTCGACCCCGTCAAAAACCGACATGCGGCGGCTGGAAATTTCGCTGACCGACGAAGGCATCGCGGTGACCGCCAAGGCGATTGCCACTGCGCAGGAAATCTCGGCCGAGACGGTCGGCAACCTCACCCCGCGCGAGGTCGACCGGCTACTGGCCTTGCTCGAAAAACTATAG
- a CDS encoding multidrug effflux MFS transporter: MSQVSLSPSRAFAVTATLGLLSLFPPLATDMYLAALGDLATSMDATHTAAELSLSLFFLGLCFGQILIGPLTDTYGRKGPLLIGTVLFIVTSLVLPLLSDIAWFNALRFIQAIGASAGMVVGRAMVKDLYEGRTAAKVMTVLVMLLTLGPIASPTLGSLLLEAFGWRSIFATMALISLVALVLSVITLPETLPAEGRQPRPFRTGAKTAKRLLSERGFLIMALVAGLIQSGMFAFITGSSGVFQGIFGLSSIGFGLMFAAIATALIIFGRINGMLLNHYSPEQILTAVLPLFFAATLVLALLSQTSSLLVFAIPLWISIGCVGLLSANAMSIAMSLTEKAAGMGSALLGAIQFALAFAVSTSVAIGGAGTALPMSLGLVVPAGLATVLFFAAGRFTVPSSSRLTS; this comes from the coding sequence ATGTCTCAAGTTTCCCTATCCCCAAGCCGCGCGTTCGCTGTGACCGCGACCCTCGGCCTGCTCTCCCTTTTTCCGCCATTGGCAACCGACATGTATCTGGCCGCCCTCGGCGATCTTGCGACGTCGATGGACGCCACCCATACGGCGGCCGAGCTCTCGCTTTCTCTCTTTTTTCTGGGGCTCTGTTTCGGGCAAATCCTGATCGGCCCCTTGACCGATACCTACGGACGTAAGGGGCCGCTTCTGATCGGCACCGTCCTTTTCATTGTGACCTCTCTTGTTCTGCCGTTGCTCAGCGACATCGCGTGGTTCAACGCGCTTCGTTTCATTCAGGCCATCGGGGCGAGCGCGGGCATGGTCGTGGGGCGCGCCATGGTCAAAGACCTGTACGAAGGACGAACGGCGGCCAAAGTCATGACGGTGCTTGTCATGTTACTGACGCTTGGCCCCATCGCCTCACCCACGTTGGGCAGCCTGTTGCTTGAAGCGTTTGGCTGGCGCTCCATCTTTGCGACGATGGCCCTTATCAGCCTTGTCGCGCTGGTCTTGTCCGTGATCACCCTGCCCGAGACATTGCCCGCCGAAGGCCGCCAGCCTCGGCCCTTCCGCACGGGTGCAAAAACCGCCAAGCGGCTCCTGTCCGAGCGCGGATTTCTCATCATGGCGCTGGTTGCGGGGCTTATTCAAAGCGGCATGTTCGCGTTTATCACGGGCTCCTCTGGGGTGTTCCAAGGGATCTTCGGGCTGAGTTCAATCGGCTTTGGCCTCATGTTCGCGGCTATTGCGACCGCACTTATCATCTTTGGCCGCATCAATGGCATGCTGTTGAACCACTATAGCCCCGAACAGATCCTCACCGCCGTCTTGCCGCTGTTTTTCGCCGCTACTTTGGTGCTGGCGCTGCTGTCGCAGACAAGCTCGCTTCTGGTATTCGCCATTCCGCTGTGGATATCGATTGGCTGCGTCGGGTTGCTGTCGGCGAATGCGATGTCCATCGCGATGTCGCTGACAGAGAAAGCTGCCGGCATGGGATCGGCGTTGCTGGGGGCGATCCAGTTCGCCCTTGCCTTTGCCGTCTCTACCTCTGTCGCGATTGGCGGGGCGGGTACGGCGCTCCCCATGTCCCTCGGGCTTGTGGTCCCCGCGGGATTGGCAACGGTATTGTTCTTCGCGGCGGGGCGCTTCACCGTGCCTTCGTCATCGCGACTGACCTCCTAA
- a CDS encoding TetR/AcrR family transcriptional regulator has protein sequence MSVKKSGGRPANEEASAALKAAALRLVRETGYEKVSIAAIIAEAGVARQTLYNRWDTKADLILEAIFEATNSYAAEPALESAQDYRAQLEDFLIKVFEHLKLDGGTIRSLIASSQQDAKFHASFHAKFVLPREQMMTLMLRRAQDHGALSPARNVEVLSTMIHGAFWYRLLNRGVLDATFAKELVAETFA, from the coding sequence ATGTCGGTAAAAAAGTCGGGCGGACGCCCCGCGAATGAGGAAGCCAGCGCCGCTTTGAAAGCCGCCGCACTGCGGCTTGTGCGGGAAACGGGGTACGAAAAGGTCTCTATCGCGGCGATTATTGCCGAGGCGGGCGTTGCACGCCAAACGCTGTACAATCGCTGGGATACAAAGGCGGACCTCATCCTCGAAGCGATTTTCGAAGCAACGAATTCTTATGCCGCAGAACCGGCTTTGGAAAGCGCGCAAGACTATAGGGCGCAGCTTGAAGACTTCCTGATCAAGGTTTTCGAACACCTGAAGCTGGACGGCGGAACCATCCGGTCGCTGATTGCATCTTCACAGCAAGACGCGAAGTTTCACGCGTCGTTCCATGCCAAATTCGTTCTGCCGCGCGAGCAGATGATGACCCTGATGCTGCGTCGGGCGCAGGACCACGGGGCGCTTTCACCCGCGCGCAACGTCGAGGTATTGTCGACCATGATCCACGGTGCATTCTGGTATCGCTTGCTGAACCGCGGCGTCTTGGATGCGACTTTCGCGAAAGAGCTCGTGGCAGAGACGTTTGCCTGA
- a CDS encoding ABC transporter permease, with translation MGLFIAQILTGLANAGALFMVASGLSLIFGVTRVVNFAHGSFYMLGAYVGYSLMQVLPGMVGFWGAILLAGLIVGLIGVIVEICVLRPVYSAPELFQLVATFGVILVIQDLALMIWGPQDLLGPRAPGLKGVIRIMGEPVPQYDIALIIITPFVAIGLWYLITKTRVGTLVRAATQDREMVGALGVNQAWLFTGVFFLGCALAGLGGALQLPKGGADLLMDFSIIGSVFVVVVIGGMGSLPGAYLAAVIISVLNVFGVTYAPQSTLVLMFVVMVIVLMFRPFGLLGKEEIAGEHGQTGEPERPIKPAGNRMRLLVMAGLFILALLPFYGGNFAVVLVTDIMIFCLFAASLHFMLGQGGLVSFGHAAFFGGGAYAAALFVTYADTPMELALVLAPICAGLAAVVIGWVCLRSTGVYFAMLTLAFGQLLWSLAFQWGDVTGGDDGLVNIWPSDWASDNDVYYYLAFVFCIGGILLLRQAAHAPFGYAMRAARDSARQAEAMGINTKRIQWVAFTFAGIMAGLAGGLFVFSKGSIFPNELETARSFDALIVVFLGGVKTLSGGWVGGAFFEGVKDYLTRFEYWRLALGLLIIFVVILGPEGIVGSLRKAGERIGLLKTPEDAK, from the coding sequence ATGGGCCTTTTCATCGCACAGATTCTGACTGGGCTTGCCAATGCGGGTGCGCTCTTCATGGTTGCCTCTGGGCTGTCGCTGATCTTTGGCGTCACGCGGGTGGTGAATTTTGCCCATGGGTCGTTTTATATGCTGGGGGCTTATGTCGGCTATTCGCTGATGCAGGTGCTGCCGGGCATGGTCGGCTTCTGGGGAGCGATCCTGCTGGCGGGGCTGATCGTCGGGCTGATCGGGGTGATCGTCGAGATCTGCGTGCTGCGCCCTGTCTATAGCGCGCCTGAACTGTTCCAACTGGTCGCGACCTTTGGCGTGATCCTTGTCATTCAGGATCTTGCGCTGATGATCTGGGGCCCGCAAGATCTGCTGGGCCCGCGCGCGCCGGGGCTGAAAGGGGTGATCCGCATCATGGGGGAACCCGTGCCGCAATATGACATCGCGCTGATCATCATCACGCCCTTCGTCGCCATCGGCCTTTGGTATCTGATCACGAAAACCCGTGTCGGCACTTTGGTGCGCGCCGCGACGCAAGACCGCGAGATGGTCGGCGCCCTTGGGGTCAATCAGGCGTGGCTGTTCACGGGCGTTTTCTTTCTGGGCTGTGCGCTAGCCGGTCTGGGGGGCGCGTTGCAACTGCCCAAGGGCGGTGCCGATCTGCTGATGGATTTTAGCATCATCGGGTCGGTCTTTGTGGTCGTGGTTATCGGCGGCATGGGGTCGCTGCCGGGGGCCTATCTGGCGGCGGTGATCATTTCCGTCCTGAACGTTTTTGGCGTGACCTATGCGCCGCAGTCGACGCTTGTGCTGATGTTCGTCGTCATGGTGATCGTCCTGATGTTCCGCCCCTTTGGCCTGCTCGGGAAAGAGGAGATCGCGGGCGAGCACGGCCAGACCGGAGAGCCGGAGCGCCCGATCAAGCCCGCGGGCAATCGCATGCGCTTGCTTGTGATGGCGGGGCTGTTCATCCTTGCGCTGCTGCCGTTCTACGGCGGGAATTTCGCCGTGGTGCTGGTGACCGACATCATGATCTTCTGTCTCTTCGCCGCCTCGCTGCATTTCATGCTGGGGCAGGGCGGGTTGGTCAGCTTTGGCCATGCGGCCTTCTTTGGCGGGGGGGCCTATGCCGCGGCGCTGTTTGTGACCTATGCCGACACCCCGATGGAGCTGGCGCTGGTGCTGGCCCCGATCTGCGCGGGGCTGGCCGCCGTGGTGATCGGCTGGGTCTGCCTGCGGTCCACCGGTGTCTACTTCGCCATGCTGACGCTGGCCTTCGGGCAACTGCTCTGGAGCCTCGCGTTCCAATGGGGTGATGTGACGGGGGGCGATGACGGGCTGGTCAACATCTGGCCGTCCGATTGGGCGTCGGACAATGATGTCTATTACTACCTCGCTTTTGTCTTCTGCATCGGGGGCATCCTGCTGCTGCGCCAAGCGGCTCATGCGCCCTTTGGCTATGCCATGCGCGCGGCCCGCGACAGTGCGCGACAAGCCGAGGCGATGGGAATCAACACCAAACGCATCCAATGGGTCGCCTTTACCTTTGCGGGCATCATGGCGGGGCTCGCCGGCGGGCTGTTCGTCTTTTCCAAGGGCAGCATCTTCCCCAACGAGCTTGAAACCGCACGCAGTTTCGACGCGCTGATCGTGGTGTTTCTGGGCGGGGTGAAGACCCTGTCGGGCGGCTGGGTCGGCGGGGCCTTCTTTGAAGGCGTCAAAGACTATCTGACCCGCTTCGAATATTGGCGGCTCGCCTTGGGCCTGCTGATCATCTTTGTCGTGATCCTTGGCCCCGAAGGTATCGTCGGATCGCTGCGCAAGGCGGGCGAACGCATTGGCCTGCTGAAAACACCGGAGGACGCGAAATGA
- a CDS encoding ABC transporter ATP-binding protein produces MSPILSVRNLSRNFGAIKAVDDVSFDLAKGELLALIGPNGAGKSTCFNMLMGQLKPSSGTVQLMGKNIAGMQPRKIWRMGVGRTFQITATYASMTVVENVQMALMSHHKRLYSLTTFAHKLYREEALALLDTVGMADQSERHCAVLAYGDLKRLELAVALANDPILLLMDEPTAGMAPRERIALMQLTADILEQRGISVLFTEHDMDVVFAHSHRIMVLNRGQLIADGTVDEIRNNPQVQEVYLGGGTLFKAQEDAHA; encoded by the coding sequence ATGAGCCCGATCCTGTCTGTGCGCAACCTGTCCCGCAATTTTGGTGCGATCAAAGCCGTGGATGACGTCAGTTTCGACCTTGCCAAGGGAGAGCTGCTGGCGCTGATCGGCCCCAATGGCGCGGGCAAAAGCACCTGTTTCAATATGCTGATGGGGCAGCTCAAGCCGTCGTCGGGCACCGTGCAGCTGATGGGCAAGAACATTGCCGGCATGCAACCGCGCAAGATCTGGCGCATGGGGGTGGGGCGGACGTTCCAGATCACCGCGACCTATGCCTCGATGACCGTGGTCGAGAATGTGCAGATGGCGTTGATGTCGCATCACAAGCGGCTCTATTCCCTGACCACTTTCGCCCATAAACTCTACCGCGAAGAGGCGCTGGCGCTGCTTGATACTGTGGGCATGGCCGACCAGTCCGAACGCCACTGCGCGGTGCTGGCCTATGGCGACCTCAAACGGCTCGAACTGGCGGTTGCGCTGGCCAATGACCCGATCCTGCTGCTGATGGATGAACCCACCGCTGGCATGGCACCGCGCGAACGGATCGCGCTGATGCAGCTGACCGCCGATATACTTGAGCAACGGGGCATCAGCGTGTTGTTTACCGAACATGACATGGACGTGGTTTTTGCCCATTCGCATCGCATCATGGTGCTGAACCGTGGCCAGCTCATCGCCGACGGCACCGTCGACGAGATCCGCAACAACCCGCAGGTGCAAGAGGTCTATCTGGGCGGCGGCACGCTGTTCAAAGCGCAGGAGGATGCCCATGCTTGA
- a CDS encoding ABC transporter substrate-binding protein: MNRKTFLNSVIGAFALGVTGFAASAQSGDPIKVGEINHYKRLAAFAEPYKQGIELALEEINADGGVLDRPLEFIFRDDQGDPGEAIKIAEELMTSEGTVMITGSILSNVGLAISSVAAEKGWVYLAAEPLADALTWSQGNPWTFRLRTSTYMQAAMLAEQAAKTDAVKYATIAPNYAYGKDAVAAFKEVLTELKPEVEFVGEQWPALFKIDAGAEVQALERSKPDAIYNVTFGPDLAKFVREGTTRGLFDGRTVYGLLSGEPEYLEPLADEAPEGWVVTGYPWYDFSDEDGANKPFVDAYQAKFDETPKLGSLVGYMTAQSIAAAISKAGSTESDAIRMAFEGLDVATPVGDITFREIDNQATMGAFVGKTMLKDGAGVMTDWTYLDGADYLPSDEEVSKLRPAE, encoded by the coding sequence ATGAACAGAAAGACATTCCTGAACAGCGTCATAGGGGCCTTTGCCCTTGGCGTCACCGGCTTTGCCGCATCGGCGCAGTCGGGCGACCCGATCAAAGTCGGAGAGATCAACCACTACAAACGTCTCGCCGCCTTTGCCGAGCCGTATAAACAGGGCATCGAACTGGCGCTCGAGGAAATCAACGCCGATGGCGGTGTGCTGGATCGCCCGCTCGAATTCATCTTCCGCGACGATCAGGGCGACCCCGGTGAAGCGATCAAAATCGCCGAAGAGCTGATGACCAGCGAAGGCACCGTGATGATCACCGGTTCGATCTTGTCGAACGTCGGTCTGGCGATCTCCTCGGTCGCGGCGGAAAAGGGCTGGGTGTACCTCGCCGCCGAACCGCTGGCCGATGCCCTGACCTGGAGCCAAGGCAACCCCTGGACCTTCCGCCTGCGGACCTCGACCTATATGCAGGCCGCGATGCTGGCCGAACAGGCCGCCAAGACCGATGCCGTGAAATACGCGACCATCGCGCCGAACTACGCCTATGGCAAAGACGCGGTGGCCGCCTTTAAGGAAGTGCTGACCGAGCTGAAGCCCGAGGTCGAATTCGTCGGAGAGCAATGGCCCGCCCTGTTCAAGATCGACGCCGGTGCCGAGGTTCAGGCGCTGGAGCGGTCCAAGCCGGACGCGATCTATAATGTGACCTTCGGGCCTGACCTTGCCAAGTTCGTCCGCGAAGGCACCACCCGTGGTCTGTTCGACGGGCGCACGGTCTATGGTCTGCTTTCGGGCGAGCCGGAGTACCTTGAACCACTGGCTGACGAAGCCCCCGAAGGCTGGGTTGTAACCGGTTATCCCTGGTATGACTTCTCGGATGAGGACGGCGCGAACAAGCCTTTCGTTGATGCCTATCAGGCGAAATTCGACGAAACGCCAAAGCTCGGGTCTCTCGTCGGGTATATGACCGCGCAAAGCATCGCCGCCGCGATCAGCAAGGCGGGATCGACCGAAAGCGACGCGATCCGTATGGCCTTTGAAGGGCTGGATGTGGCGACGCCCGTGGGCGACATCACGTTCCGCGAGATCGACAATCAGGCGACCATGGGTGCCTTTGTCGGGAAGACCATGCTCAAGGACGGTGCGGGCGTCATGACCGACTGGACCTATCTGGACGGCGCCGACTACCTGCCGTCTGACGAAGAGGTGTCGAAACTGCGTCCGGCAGAATAA